Proteins from a genomic interval of Lycium ferocissimum isolate CSIRO_LF1 chromosome 2, AGI_CSIRO_Lferr_CH_V1, whole genome shotgun sequence:
- the LOC132044459 gene encoding phospholipase A1-IIgamma-like, whose translation MACIDKGLEVLRRKIKSCFKRKKEIENRDNSIAERWEILSGNNNWEGLLDPLDYDLRRYLIHYGQMPQAICDSFNSETASKNLGTNRYSKKNLFTKVGLDKNNPYQYEVTKYFYGASDVAEKIKVSNWIGFVAVATDEGKVALGRRDILIAWRGTMCPAEMNDDNDWVLVQPKKIFGENKDGILVHRGFYSVYTSLNEASKFNRTTSARDQVLEEVKRLVEQYKREKVSITLSGHSLGSSLATLCAVDIVVNKINKEFPVTAFLFASPRVGEENFKKAYEKLKNLQILRISNAPDPVPKMPDRGQVEGSPTEWRVYEHVGFELPIDTTKSEYLKKDINGHILEVYLHGIAGTQGPKGEFKLEIKRDIALVNKEAPLLKEEYGVPVAWWIVKNKGMVQQEDGSWTLNDREDDSDFSQ comes from the exons ATGGCATGCATTGACAAAGGATTAGAAGTCCtcagaagaaaaatcaagagttgtttcaaaaggaaaaaagaaatcgAAAACAGAGACAACAGTATAGCAGAAAGATGGGAAATTTTGAGTGGCAACAACAATTGGGAAGGCTTACTTGACCCTTTGGATTATGATCTACGAAGATACCTTATTCACTATGGCCAAATGCCTCAAGCTATCTGTGATTCATTCAACAGTGAAACAGCTTCAAAGAATTTAGGTACAAATCGTTACTCAAAAAAGAACTTATTCACAAAAGTGGGACTAGACAAAAACAACCCTTACCAATATGAAGTGACCAAATATTTCTATGGAGCTTCAGATGTAGCTGAAAAGATTAAAGTATCAAATTGGATTGGATTTGTTGCTGTTGCTACTGATGAAGGTAAAGTTGCATTAGGGAGAAGAGATATTTTAATTGCCTGGAGAGGGACTATGTGTCCTGCAGAAATGAATGATGACAATGATTGGGTTTTGGTCCAACCAAAGAAAATCTTTGGAGAAAACAAGGATGGCATTCTTGTACACAGAGGTTTTTATTCAGTTTATACTTCTCTTAATGAGGCATCAAAATTCAATCGAACAACTAGTGCTAGAGATCAG GTTCTTGAAGAAGTTAAACGGTTGGTGGAGCAATACAAGAGGGAAAAAGTTAGCATTACTCTAAGTGGGCACAGTTTGGGTTCATCATTGGCCACATTATGCGCAGTTGACATAGTTGTCAACAAAATCAATAAGGAGTTTCCAGTGACTGCATTTTTATTTGCTAGCCCTCGAGTTGGAGAAGAGAATTTCAAGAAAGCttatgaaaaattgaaaaatcttcAAATATTGCGCATTAGCAATGCCCCTGATCCAGTTCCGAAGATGCCAGATCGTGGACAGGTCGAAGGTTCTCCAACAGAATGGAGAGTGTATGAACATGTTGGCTTTGAACTTCCAATTGATACTACAAAGTCAGAGTACTTGAAGAAAGACATAAACGGTCATATTCTGGAGGTTTATTTGCATGGAATTGCCGGAACACAAGGACCAAAAGGAGAGTTCAAGTTGGAAATAAAGCGGGATATTGCTCTTGTGAATAAGGAAGCGCCCTTATTGAAGGAGGAATATGGTGTACCAGTAGCGTGGTGGATCGTGAAAAATAAAGGAATGGTTCAACAAGAAGACGGATCTTGGACTCTCAATGATCGTGAGGATGACAGTGATTTTTCACAGTAA